The sequence AGAAGAAGGTCACCGCCCAGGAGATCACCGTCACCGACGAGGAAGGGACCGAGACCTACACCCTCTACTACACCTCCAACGACGTCGTGTACAGGATGGTGCAGGACCCCACCGTCGTGTCGGACATCAAGAGCACCAGCCTGGTGAAGCTCTGATTTAAAGGACTGCCCCATGTTGGGCAGCCCAAACCTTTTTTTGACTGAAACTGTATTATGTTGTTTTTTAGACATTTAAACTATTTTTAAAAGTAAAAAAAATCACTTTGTTTTTTTTAAGTACTATCAGTTGTTTCATCAAACTTTAATAAACCGACGAAATGCGCCCTTGGCATGGATAATCAAGCGAAAACGTTCAGACCCAACGCTTTGACGCTCCTGACCATACTGATGTCGTCGATGGTCATACTCATGGGCGCAGCAGCCGTTGCGCCGTCATTGAAAGGCATCGGCGAATTCTTCGGCCAAAGCGAATCGATGACCGCGCTCATCATTGGATTGCCGGCGCTATCGGTGGCAGTGTTCGGATTCCTTATGGGAGCTTTGGCCGACCGCTTCGGAAAGGCCAAGGTTCTGTTCATCTCTCTCGCGATATTCACAGCGATGGGCGTTCTCCCGTTCTTCCTGGAGGATTTCATCCAGGTGCTCGTCTGCCGCTTCCTCCTGGGAATGGGCCTGACAGGGATATCTTCCGCCAGCACCGCGCTGATCGGGGAATACTGGACAGGCGTCCAGCGCATGAAGGTCATCGGATACCAATCGGCGGCTATCGGAGTCGGAGGCTTCATTCTCGAGACCCTCGGCGGGACTTTAGCTGATATCGGATGGAATTATCCCTTCCTCATCTACCTGATAGGCGCCATCATCGTCATCTTCGGTATCGCGTCCGTCAGAGAACCTGCGCTGGACGCATCCGCAATGGCGGACTTCGGAGAAGCGGAAATCCCCAACAGAAAGGGGAAGATCGCCCTATGCTACATCGCCGTGTTCTGCGAGATGTTCATAATGTTCTCCATGCCGACAAACTTCTCGTACTACGTACCTTCCATAGGATTGGGAGCCAACGCCGGGCTTCTTTGCGGCGTGCTCCTAGGGACCATGGGCGTCGCACAGGCGGTTTTCAGCCTCCTGTACAGCCGCAGCGCCAACAAACCAAACGAGAAAGTTGCGTATTCGATTTCTTATGTGCTCATGGCCATCGGGATGGCGCTGCTGTTCCTTCCGGAATTCGTAAGCGGCGAGGCCGTACTCGTGCCGATGCTTTTCCTCGCCGAGATAATAATCGGATGCTCTCTGGGCCTTCTCATGCCCACCGTGGTCGCCTCACTGTCCAGACTTTCCACCGCGAAAACCTCCGGGAAGGTGATGGGGGGGTACGCGATGGCGCTCAACATATCTACATTCCTTTCCGGCATGCTGATCCCATTATTATTCTCCGCACTCGGGGCGCATACGCTGGTGTTCGCGTCTCTCGGCTGCTTCGCCATCGTCGTGGCTTCGGCATTCCTCCTGATGAACGCG comes from Candidatus Methanomethylophilaceae archaeon and encodes:
- a CDS encoding MFS transporter yields the protein MDNQAKTFRPNALTLLTILMSSMVILMGAAAVAPSLKGIGEFFGQSESMTALIIGLPALSVAVFGFLMGALADRFGKAKVLFISLAIFTAMGVLPFFLEDFIQVLVCRFLLGMGLTGISSASTALIGEYWTGVQRMKVIGYQSAAIGVGGFILETLGGTLADIGWNYPFLIYLIGAIIVIFGIASVREPALDASAMADFGEAEIPNRKGKIALCYIAVFCEMFIMFSMPTNFSYYVPSIGLGANAGLLCGVLLGTMGVAQAVFSLLYSRSANKPNEKVAYSISYVLMAIGMALLFLPEFVSGEAVLVPMLFLAEIIIGCSLGLLMPTVVASLSRLSTAKTSGKVMGGYAMALNISTFLSGMLIPLLFSALGAHTLVFASLGCFAIVVASAFLLMNASGRNAEKAHDKTLAVETIGAKKPISTDVSMYGTILVPTDGSDHSNYAVDSAINIAKKNRSSIIALFVIDAEKYSGLGYGESTGDMMREAGVQESKAALGYIAELAAENGIELTTKVVLGRPAEEIVKESENADLVVCGSLGRTNLNRALMGSVAETVARMAHCPVLICRRTAKE